In a single window of the Desulfovibrio mangrovi genome:
- a CDS encoding efflux RND transporter permease subunit gives MNPSALFVNRPVMTTLVMLAMLIFGIMAYFKLPVSDLPSVDFPTIEVSASLAGANPETMASSVATPLEKQFSTIAGLDSMTSVNSMGTSRITLQFNLDKEIDAAALDVQSAITAAMRNLPEDMDTPPTFRKVNPADYPILYLAISSPTMRLSDVNEYAEGMMAQRISMINGVAQVMVYGSKKYAVRIQLNPEALAAKEIGVDEVASAIRSGNVNLPVGTISGSAREYTVRSSGQLMDAASYRPLIIAWRNGAPVRLGEVATVLDSVERTRRLNWYSGTPGMVLAIQRQPGTNTVAVADSIRTLLPEFRAMLPASANLEILYDRSESIRDSVQDVKFTLVLTICLVVMVIFLFLRKVSATIIPSLALPMSIVGTFAVMHLMNFSLDNISLMSLTLSVGFVVDDAIVMLENIVRHQEMGKTVREAVMDGSKEIAFTIVSMTISLAAVFIPVLFMGGVVGRLFHEFAVTISAAILLSGVVSLTLTPMLCNLILRPNTHDRHGRFYNFMERMFNAWHRLYDVTLHWCVRHHALTMGVSIILLGVTAWMFAIIPKGFLPKEDTGRLQASLVYEEGISFDTLVRRQKAVMEILGRDAAVQGYMSVAGSGGPNSANNAGRLMITLKAHAERTETADEVLQRLRGKLSQVPGVKIFLQNPPAIRIGARASKGQYQYTLQSPNTDDLYRVAAELEERLGGISELQDVSSDMELKSPELQLTILRDKAAALGISAFQIEDALAASYGERRVTSIYAANDTYKVLMELAPEYQANPDSLAFLHIRSRDGRLVPFDTLVERKMGVGPLYINHSGQLPSTTVSFNLRPGISLGTAMGKVEAVAAEVVPSSVSTSFQGEAQAFQDSMKGLALLLILSVLIIYIVLGILYESFIHPLTILSGLPSAGVGALLTLMIFRVDLNLYGFVGIIMLIGIVKKNAIMMIDFALEAQRKQGMDARKAICEGALVRFRPIMMTTLAALMGTLPIALGFGAGAEARRPLGLSVVGGLLLSQLLTLYFTPVYYIYLDAAQRRLRRLFGSSEQQARAASDR, from the coding sequence ATGAATCCCTCAGCCCTGTTCGTCAACCGTCCGGTCATGACCACACTGGTCATGCTGGCCATGCTTATTTTCGGCATCATGGCCTACTTCAAGCTGCCCGTGAGCGACCTGCCAAGCGTGGACTTTCCCACCATCGAGGTGAGCGCCAGCCTTGCGGGAGCCAATCCCGAAACCATGGCCTCTTCCGTGGCAACGCCGCTGGAAAAGCAGTTCTCCACCATTGCGGGGCTGGACTCCATGACCTCGGTCAACAGCATGGGCACTTCCCGCATCACCCTGCAGTTCAATCTGGACAAGGAGATCGATGCCGCCGCGCTGGACGTGCAGTCCGCCATCACCGCAGCCATGCGCAACCTGCCGGAAGACATGGACACGCCCCCCACCTTCCGCAAGGTGAACCCCGCGGATTATCCCATTCTGTATCTCGCCATTTCCTCACCCACCATGCGCCTTTCGGACGTGAATGAATACGCCGAAGGCATGATGGCCCAACGCATTTCCATGATCAACGGCGTGGCGCAAGTGATGGTATACGGCTCCAAGAAATACGCGGTACGCATACAGCTTAACCCCGAAGCGCTGGCCGCCAAGGAAATCGGCGTGGACGAAGTGGCCAGCGCCATCCGCAGCGGCAACGTGAACCTGCCTGTGGGCACCATCAGCGGCTCAGCACGGGAATACACGGTACGCTCATCCGGTCAGCTCATGGACGCGGCCAGTTACCGGCCGCTGATCATCGCATGGCGGAACGGAGCACCGGTACGCCTCGGCGAAGTGGCCACCGTGCTCGACAGCGTTGAACGAACCCGCCGCCTCAACTGGTACAGCGGCACTCCCGGCATGGTGCTTGCCATCCAGCGCCAGCCCGGAACCAACACCGTGGCCGTGGCCGATTCCATACGCACCCTGCTGCCGGAATTCCGCGCCATGCTGCCCGCCTCCGCGAATCTTGAGATACTCTATGACCGCTCAGAATCCATCAGGGACTCCGTACAAGATGTAAAATTCACCCTTGTGCTGACCATCTGCCTTGTGGTCATGGTCATCTTCCTGTTCCTGCGCAAGGTCTCCGCCACAATCATCCCGAGTCTTGCCCTGCCCATGTCCATCGTAGGCACCTTTGCGGTGATGCACCTCATGAACTTCAGTCTGGACAACATCTCGCTCATGTCGCTCACGTTGTCCGTGGGATTCGTGGTGGACGACGCCATCGTCATGCTGGAAAACATCGTCCGGCATCAGGAGATGGGCAAGACCGTGCGGGAGGCCGTCATGGACGGCTCGAAGGAAATCGCCTTCACCATCGTCTCCATGACCATCTCCCTTGCAGCGGTGTTCATTCCCGTGCTCTTCATGGGCGGCGTGGTTGGCAGGCTGTTCCACGAATTCGCGGTGACCATTTCCGCCGCCATCCTGCTTTCCGGCGTGGTATCGCTCACGCTCACCCCCATGCTCTGCAACCTCATACTGCGCCCCAACACGCATGATCGCCATGGGCGGTTCTACAATTTCATGGAGCGCATGTTCAACGCATGGCACCGCCTCTATGACGTGACCCTGCACTGGTGCGTGCGCCACCATGCCCTGACCATGGGGGTTTCCATCATCCTGCTGGGAGTGACCGCATGGATGTTCGCAATCATTCCCAAAGGCTTTTTGCCCAAGGAAGATACGGGCCGCCTGCAGGCGTCACTGGTCTACGAAGAAGGCATCAGCTTCGATACCCTGGTACGTCGCCAGAAGGCAGTCATGGAGATTCTGGGCAGGGATGCGGCCGTGCAGGGGTACATGTCCGTTGCCGGTTCCGGCGGTCCCAACTCGGCCAACAACGCCGGACGGTTGATGATAACGCTCAAGGCTCATGCGGAACGCACGGAAACGGCCGACGAAGTGCTCCAGCGCCTGAGGGGCAAGCTCTCGCAGGTGCCCGGGGTAAAGATATTCCTGCAAAATCCCCCCGCCATCCGCATCGGCGCGCGAGCCTCCAAGGGGCAGTATCAGTACACCCTGCAAAGCCCGAACACCGATGACCTGTATCGCGTTGCAGCAGAACTGGAAGAACGCCTTGGCGGCATCTCCGAACTGCAGGACGTAAGTTCGGACATGGAATTGAAAAGCCCGGAACTGCAACTGACCATTCTGCGCGACAAGGCCGCAGCTCTGGGCATAAGCGCCTTCCAGATCGAGGATGCCCTTGCCGCTTCCTACGGGGAACGACGCGTCACCAGCATCTATGCCGCCAACGACACATACAAGGTGCTCATGGAACTTGCGCCCGAGTACCAGGCGAATCCGGACTCGCTTGCCTTCCTCCATATCCGGTCAAGGGACGGCAGGCTTGTGCCCTTTGATACTCTGGTGGAACGAAAGATGGGCGTGGGTCCGCTGTATATCAACCATTCCGGCCAGCTCCCTTCCACCACCGTGTCCTTCAACCTGCGGCCGGGAATCTCACTTGGCACCGCCATGGGCAAAGTGGAAGCCGTAGCGGCAGAGGTTGTTCCCTCCAGCGTCTCCACCAGCTTCCAGGGTGAAGCGCAGGCATTTCAGGATTCCATGAAGGGTCTGGCCCTGCTGCTCATCCTCTCCGTGCTCATCATCTACATTGTGCTGGGCATTCTGTACGAGAGCTTCATACACCCGCTCACCATTCTTTCCGGTCTTCCCTCCGCCGGTGTCGGGGCCCTGCTCACCCTCATGATCTTCAGGGTGGATCTCAATCTCTACGGCTTCGTGGGCATCATCATGCTTATCGGCATCGTAAAGAAAAACGCCATCATGATGATCGACTTCGCACTGGAAGCGCAGCGCAAACAGGGCATGGACGCCCGCAAGGCCATCTGCGAAGGCGCATTGGTCCGCTTCCGTCCCATCATGATGACCACCCTTGCCGCACTCATGGGCACACTGCCCATCGCCCTCGGCTTCGGAGCCGGTGCTGAAGCCCGCAGACCGCTGGGGCTTTCCGTCGTAGGCGGACTGCTGCTCTCCCAGTTGCTCACCCTGTATTTCACGCCCGTCTACTACATATACCTTGATGCGGCCCAACGCAGATTGCGCAGGCTGTTCGGGAGCTCGGAACAACAAGCCCGGGCGGCATCCGACAGGTAA
- a CDS encoding CinA family protein, whose product MMKDLHPSILNLGDMLRKRGMLLGTAESCTGGLIAAALTDVSGSSGWFAGGVVAYANEIKEQVLGVPHDTLVTHGAVSGETVEAMVRGATRVLGVDCAVAVSGIAGPSGGTPEKPVGTVWLAACAGEALAVRRFVFSGNRDAVRLQTVAAAVQELTTLIEAQ is encoded by the coding sequence ATGATGAAAGACCTGCACCCATCCATCCTCAATCTTGGGGATATGCTCAGAAAACGGGGCATGCTGCTCGGCACGGCCGAATCATGCACGGGCGGCCTCATCGCCGCCGCACTCACCGACGTTTCCGGTTCTTCAGGCTGGTTTGCCGGCGGCGTGGTGGCCTATGCCAACGAAATCAAGGAGCAGGTGCTTGGTGTGCCGCATGATACCCTTGTGACCCACGGTGCCGTGAGCGGTGAAACCGTGGAGGCCATGGTGCGCGGAGCAACCCGCGTGCTCGGCGTGGACTGTGCCGTTGCCGTATCAGGCATTGCCGGCCCCTCCGGAGGCACACCGGAAAAGCCTGTGGGCACAGTATGGCTGGCTGCCTGTGCGGGCGAGGCCCTTGCCGTGCGCCGCTTTGTGTTTTCCGGCAATCGCGATGCCGTACGGCTACAGACAGTCGCAGCCGCCGTGCAGGAACTGACCACCCTGATTGAAGCGCAATGA
- a CDS encoding universal stress protein — protein MTAINKILVAVDFSDHSKYIADYAKLLATKLDAALVVVYAAPSLSQYVGFHVPPNSIESFVGEIVSGAEKSMDAFLAENFGGLQASGKVVTGYAAEEILATAEQENVDMIIMGTHGRKGIDRILFGSVAEKVVKGANIPVLTVRPPAL, from the coding sequence ATGACTGCCATCAACAAGATCCTCGTCGCTGTCGATTTCTCTGACCACAGCAAGTACATAGCTGACTACGCAAAGCTCCTTGCAACCAAGCTGGATGCCGCGCTGGTAGTTGTGTACGCAGCGCCCTCCCTGAGTCAGTATGTGGGCTTCCACGTTCCCCCGAACTCCATAGAAAGCTTTGTGGGCGAAATCGTATCCGGCGCCGAAAAGTCCATGGACGCGTTCCTTGCCGAAAACTTCGGCGGACTGCAGGCTTCCGGCAAGGTTGTCACCGGCTATGCCGCGGAAGAAATTCTGGCCACTGCCGAACAGGAAAACGTGGACATGATCATCATGGGCACCCATGGCCGCAAGGGCATTGACCGCATCCTCTTCGGTTCCGTTGCGGAAAAGGTGGTTAAGGGCGCGAACATCCCCGTGCTCACCGTGCGTCCTCCGGCACTGTAA
- the hisC gene encoding histidinol-phosphate transaminase: MTSQRCRATSQVRPEVMDFSPYSAGLSIQEIKERYGLDTVVKLASNENPLGTSPLVQQVIRSHADHVFRYAQSGNPRLAKKIADLFGLPAECIVTGNGSDEVIDLLIRAKARPGIDNIVAFDPCFSMYTVLARLCGVELRQTPLNNDFSFNWDALVSLTDENTAIVFVTTPDNPSGYTPPVEEIMALAKRLPEQCLLVVDEAYMDFTGNKDAYSMLPRLADFPNVCVLRTFSKSMGLAGLRLGFGAMQPELADYLKRIRPPFSVNILAEHAGMAALDDTVFYNETLRVTAEGRDYLNRELAALGCTVFPSKANFIMFEAPIDGTELHEQLLRRGIILRPLNKGYGLPRHMRVTVGNAHENKVFINAFKEILHDR, from the coding sequence ATGACCTCCCAACGTTGCCGCGCAACCTCGCAGGTGCGGCCCGAAGTGATGGACTTCTCCCCCTATTCGGCGGGACTTTCCATCCAGGAAATCAAGGAACGCTACGGCCTCGATACGGTCGTCAAGCTCGCCAGCAACGAAAATCCGCTTGGCACTTCTCCTCTGGTTCAGCAGGTCATCCGCTCCCATGCCGATCACGTATTCCGCTACGCCCAGTCCGGCAATCCTCGTCTGGCAAAGAAAATTGCCGATTTATTCGGCCTGCCCGCAGAATGCATCGTCACTGGCAACGGCTCGGACGAGGTTATTGACCTGCTCATCCGCGCCAAGGCGCGCCCCGGCATAGATAACATCGTAGCGTTTGATCCCTGCTTCTCCATGTACACCGTGCTGGCCCGCCTGTGCGGCGTGGAATTGCGCCAGACGCCGCTGAACAACGACTTTTCCTTCAACTGGGACGCCCTTGTCTCGCTGACGGACGAAAACACGGCCATCGTCTTCGTGACAACGCCCGACAACCCTTCCGGCTACACCCCGCCCGTGGAAGAGATCATGGCCCTTGCCAAGCGTCTTCCCGAACAGTGCCTGCTGGTTGTGGACGAAGCCTACATGGACTTCACCGGCAACAAGGATGCCTATTCCATGCTGCCGCGCCTTGCGGACTTCCCCAACGTATGCGTGCTGCGCACCTTTTCCAAAAGCATGGGGCTTGCGGGCCTGCGCCTCGGCTTCGGGGCCATGCAGCCGGAACTCGCGGACTATCTCAAGCGCATCCGCCCGCCGTTCAGCGTGAACATTCTCGCCGAACATGCAGGCATGGCCGCCCTTGACGACACGGTCTTCTACAACGAGACCCTCCGTGTCACCGCAGAAGGCCGCGACTATCTGAACAGGGAACTGGCCGCACTGGGCTGCACCGTATTTCCTTCCAAAGCCAACTTCATCATGTTTGAGGCCCCCATTGACGGTACCGAACTGCACGAGCAGCTCCTGCGCCGGGGCATCATTCTGCGCCCGCTGAACAAGGGATACGGCCTGCCGCGCCACATGCGCGTGACCGTGGGCAATGCGCACGAAAACAAGGTGTTCATCAACGCCTTCAAGGAGATTCTGCATGACCGCTAA
- a CDS encoding PilZ domain-containing protein gives MPNRRKRSRVRGSYDGILVVRGREWPVQTRDISLKGALISAAVLPPLREECRLRIALADAIGLEIEGIIVRVGTDDAAMNFTGMDEESYAHLSTMVRLRMQNADMLDREELAEPFE, from the coding sequence ATGCCCAACAGACGTAAGCGCAGCCGTGTGCGCGGGAGTTACGACGGTATTCTTGTCGTGCGTGGCAGGGAGTGGCCTGTGCAGACGAGGGATATTTCTCTCAAGGGGGCTCTCATTTCTGCTGCCGTATTGCCTCCGCTGCGTGAAGAGTGTCGACTCAGAATAGCCCTTGCCGATGCCATAGGGCTGGAGATTGAGGGCATTATTGTTCGTGTGGGAACGGATGACGCTGCCATGAACTTCACGGGTATGGATGAAGAGTCCTATGCCCATCTTTCCACCATGGTGCGGCTGCGGATGCAGAACGCCGATATGCTGGACCGCGAGGAGCTTGCCGAACCGTTCGAGTAG
- the cmk gene encoding (d)CMP kinase, producing the protein MTAKRNIVTLDGPAGVGKTTLAKRTAQALGIAYLDTGAMFRTLGWKLGADAASLSEAELTARLAAFSFSLSGSGADTVLSVNGTPVGQEIRTEEVGMLASIVAKLPAVRTALKAAQQAMGAATPLVAEGRDMGTVVFPEARCKIFLDASPQERARRRFDQLVAMGETPDLEALTEQIRQRDDQDRNRAIAPLKPAEDAVIVDTTTLDIDGVFNEIMRHVKANA; encoded by the coding sequence ATGACCGCTAAGCGGAACATCGTCACGCTGGACGGTCCCGCAGGCGTGGGCAAAACCACACTGGCAAAACGTACGGCACAGGCTCTGGGCATCGCCTATCTGGATACCGGCGCCATGTTCCGCACACTGGGCTGGAAGCTCGGCGCGGACGCCGCTTCCCTCAGCGAAGCTGAGCTTACCGCACGGCTTGCCGCTTTCTCGTTCTCGCTTTCCGGCAGCGGTGCAGACACGGTTCTATCCGTCAACGGCACACCGGTAGGACAGGAAATCCGCACAGAGGAAGTGGGCATGCTTGCCTCCATCGTGGCCAAGCTGCCTGCCGTACGCACTGCACTGAAAGCCGCGCAGCAGGCCATGGGCGCAGCAACCCCGCTGGTGGCAGAAGGCCGCGACATGGGCACGGTGGTATTCCCTGAAGCCCGCTGCAAGATATTCCTTGATGCCTCACCGCAGGAACGCGCCCGCAGGCGCTTCGACCAGTTGGTAGCCATGGGCGAAACGCCCGATCTGGAGGCACTGACGGAACAGATCCGCCAGCGCGACGATCAGGACCGCAACCGGGCCATAGCCCCCCTGAAGCCCGCTGAAGATGCCGTCATCGTGGACACG
- a CDS encoding cytidine deaminase has protein sequence MFLRNALRGHAVAILLSSVLLYLFAAVLPAAAEPPMKVIYGFDREYPPFSFEEAAGKPAGFDVDLIQAVLQDENVRLIMRPLTWDQVQVELSAGNIQVSSGMAVTKQRQLLYKFADKPSMPLQIKLFTKPAARVGNVTMLRGQTVSVEKGSYQQRVLEEFGGLNIKLYKSKTEALKALYNDEVVAYGGPTQTAYYLIDRLKLGTITAVGTPLVVSDTYFAVNRDQDKLLAMINRGMLRVIQSGEYDRIYRKWFVPTLYPEEYSALYTAARNAAINAYAPYSRYPVGAAVMTRSGRIVTGCNVENALMSETQTALRTAILKAVSEGEYEFRAAVAVAPDGSVQAPSAADRQFLFEFGRGVLCAVQPEKGRVELKMVSELLPYPYENRPESYQY, from the coding sequence ATGTTTCTTCGCAATGCCTTACGCGGTCACGCCGTAGCCATATTGCTGAGTTCCGTATTGCTGTATCTCTTTGCCGCAGTTCTGCCTGCCGCGGCAGAACCGCCCATGAAGGTCATCTACGGATTCGACCGCGAATATCCGCCGTTCAGCTTTGAAGAGGCTGCAGGCAAGCCCGCGGGATTCGATGTGGATCTCATCCAGGCCGTATTGCAGGACGAGAATGTGCGGCTCATCATGCGTCCACTCACATGGGATCAGGTGCAGGTCGAGCTTTCCGCAGGCAATATTCAAGTCTCGTCGGGCATGGCCGTTACCAAGCAGCGACAGCTTCTTTACAAGTTTGCCGACAAGCCCAGCATGCCTCTGCAGATCAAGCTGTTCACCAAGCCTGCTGCGCGCGTGGGCAACGTGACCATGCTTCGAGGACAGACGGTGTCCGTTGAGAAAGGTTCATACCAGCAGCGCGTGCTGGAAGAGTTCGGCGGCCTGAACATCAAGCTTTACAAGAGCAAGACGGAAGCTCTCAAGGCGTTGTACAACGACGAGGTCGTTGCCTACGGCGGGCCTACCCAGACTGCCTACTATCTCATCGACCGCCTTAAACTGGGTACCATTACGGCTGTGGGGACGCCTTTGGTTGTTTCCGATACCTATTTTGCGGTCAACCGCGATCAGGACAAGCTGCTTGCCATGATCAACCGGGGCATGCTGCGTGTTATCCAGAGCGGTGAATATGACCGTATCTATCGCAAATGGTTCGTGCCCACCCTGTATCCTGAAGAATACTCCGCCCTGTATACGGCGGCGCGGAACGCGGCCATCAATGCCTATGCTCCGTATTCGCGTTACCCGGTCGGTGCAGCCGTGATGACCCGTTCCGGCAGGATCGTAACCGGCTGCAACGTGGAGAATGCGCTCATGAGCGAAACGCAGACCGCGCTGCGCACAGCCATATTGAAGGCTGTTTCCGAGGGGGAATACGAATTCCGCGCGGCGGTAGCCGTAGCTCCGGACGGGAGCGTGCAAGCTCCTTCCGCAGCGGACAGGCAGTTCCTCTTCGAGTTTGGCCGCGGGGTGCTGTGTGCCGTGCAGCCGGAGAAGGGCAGGGTTGAACTGAAGATGGTCTCGGAGCTCCTGCCGTATCCGTATGAAAACAGGCCCGAATCCTACCAGTATTAG